The DNA region TGGTAATTATGTTACACATTTTCGTGCGATCAAGTGCCAGACCAAATTAACTTACTTCCCGAACCGGCGTAGACCAGCCTCACCAGTTTGGGTAGTTAGGTCTAGTTTCAACTCACATAATGTCTTCCTGTGTCGCATATAACACCCAGATTTGTTACTACATCTCTAACAACTTGTTCGATTGTCAGGTCCGGAGAAGGTGAGCTCTCAGGGACGACGCGATGGGAGCCGGTGGAAGAATGACGGTCCCGAACAAGTGGGAAGGCGAGGGAGACGAGAAGAGCCAGAAGCCGGTCCAAAGGGTTCCCTCCGCAAAGCCACCATTCACACTAAGCGAGATCAAGAAGGCCATCCCGCCACATTGCTTCAAACGCTCCCTCCTCAAGTCCTTCTCTTATGTCCTCTATGACCTCACTttggtggccatcttctaTTACGTTGCTACCACTTACATCGACGCCCTCCCGGGTCCACTACGCTACGCGGCCTGGCCCGTGTACTGGGCCCTGCAGGGGTGCGTGCTCACGGGTGTCTGGGTCATAGCCCACGAGTGCGGGCACCATGCGTTTAGCGACTACCAGTGGGTGGACGACTGTGTCGGCCTGGTACTGCACTCAGCGCTCCTCGTTCCGTACTTCTCCTGGAAGTACAGCCACCGCCGGCACCACTCCAACACGGGCTCGCTGGAGCGTGACGAGGTTTTCGTCCCCAAGCCCAAGTCCAAGATGCCGTGGTTCTCCAAGTACCTGAACAACCCGCCAGGCCGAGTCATGACGCTGATTGTGACCCTGACCCTGGGCTGGCCGTTGTACTTGGCATTGAACGTCTCTGGCAGGCCCTATGACAGGTTCGCTTGCCACT from Punica granatum isolate Tunisia-2019 chromosome 3, ASM765513v2, whole genome shotgun sequence includes:
- the LOC116200216 gene encoding delta(12)-acyl-lipid-desaturase: MGAGGRMTVPNKWEGEGDEKSQKPVQRVPSAKPPFTLSEIKKAIPPHCFKRSLLKSFSYVLYDLTLVAIFYYVATTYIDALPGPLRYAAWPVYWALQGCVLTGVWVIAHECGHHAFSDYQWVDDCVGLVLHSALLVPYFSWKYSHRRHHSNTGSLERDEVFVPKPKSKMPWFSKYLNNPPGRVMTLIVTLTLGWPLYLALNVSGRPYDRFACHFDPYGPIYTDRERLQIYISDVGIMAATYTLYKIAAARGLAWLVCVYGVPLLIVNAFLVTITYLQHTHPALPHYDSSEWDWLRGALATADRDYGILNKVFHNITDTHVAHHLFSTMPHYHAMEATKAIKPILGDYYQFDGTPVYKAMWREARECLYVEPDDGANSKGVFWYKKNL